The genomic region GCACTGCTGCTAGTGGTACTTGCTGTCATAGGCAATGCTCTGCATCTTTGTTTCACTTAAACATGTATCTGGGCATTCTTTCCATATTGGTATACAAAGTACTGCCTCATTCATTCTAATGGCTGCAGCTGTACTGACAGATACCCCATCgtttatttaaccattttctCCTGatagacatttagattgtttctgaCCTTTTGCTACTCAATCACAATGAAGGTCCATGTACATACATCTTTTTACAAGTGTGAATAAAATGTAGGATAAACAGATTTGTAATTGATCAGTGAAAGGACATATACCTTTATAATTATGAAAGCTATGACAAaatttccagccctggccaggtagctcagttgattagaacgatgtcccgatatgccaaggttgtgggttccatacccagtcaggacacatataagaagatatcaaaatgcataaataagtggaacaacaaaccaatgtatttctttctctcaaaaaaaaaatcaattaaaaaaatttctaacACAGAGATGTACCAGCTTACCCTACAGCAATGCATGAACATAACCatatgcccccacctcccactggcTTTCCTGTTCCTTTCCCAGGGGCAATTAAAATTACCAATTTTTGATGTAAGGCATAATATAGGAATCCAACACTACCATTTTCCAGATGGCTACACACTTGTCAACATACCACTTACTGAATAATCTATGAAAGTATTACTTTTAAGCAatacaaacttttaaatttttggatCGTATTCAAATGTCAAAAATTCCAGTTTGAAAAGCTAAGGTtacattttccatacaaatgaatCCCAAAGCCCAGGATCTGGATAAAAGGTTTTATGTCAACATGCCAGTATCATCATGGTACATAAAAACGACTGTGAGAATCATtgttaatttctttctctctcaacagGAAGGAAGAGTGCAGAGCAAGGCCTGGATGTGTCGAGGTTACCTGTGTTCTCACTCCAGGAAAAGGGCTACATTAAAGGCACATCTGATTTCTTAGGATTAGGTCATTTTACGACTCGGTACATCACAGAAAGGAACTACCCCTCCCGCCTGGGGCCCAGCTACCAGAACGATCGTGACTTAGTAGAACTGGTTGACCCAAACTGGCCTGATCTGGGGTCTCAGTGGCTACATTCTGTGCCGTGGGGATTTAGGAGGCTCCTCAACTTTGCTCAGGTGATTATAACATTAAGCTATTTACTGGTAAAAGGCATTTTTGACCAGAATTCATGGTCTTAGAGCTTAAGCACAGGtgcttacatttaaaattaacaacacaaaacaaatgcAATTACTCATACCTCAGAGGCTAATATAGACCTTACAGACTAATGCCTACTATAAATAAGCATTTCAATGTATATAACTGTAGCTAAAAGTCTTATCCCACATTTAGTTATTTTGCTGCCCTTCTCACCTGAAATGGAATATGTGGAAAGAACAAgttgtgaatatattctttctacaATGATGATGATTTGAGAAACATATTCTTTCATATGAACTTGCCCCCTGCCTGCATTTCTCTAAACGTGCGAACTGGCATTTACTAAACACTAAACACTCTCAAGTAAAATATGGCAGGCTTGAACATGTGTGTCAATAGGTACCTCAGACTCAGAAACCCACCTGTAAGttggatttttaaagatatttgttACTATGACTCACTTTCAGACTCTATATGGTGATCCTCCCATATATGTGATGGAAAATGGAGCATCGCAAAAATTACACTGTACTCAATTATGTGACAAGTGGAGGATTAAATACCTTAAAGGATAtataaatgaaatgttaaaaggtgAGATACAAACCAAGACTGTCttcacatatttttctatttaacttGAACAAAATTTGATAATACACATGGTTGACTAAAACTTGTTTCTAAATCTCATAAATGAAAAGATCTAAGATTATCTTCATATTACTTTTCCAAGTAAATGTAATACATTAAATATGGAATAAAATGTCTTTGCAGCTATAAAAGATGGTGCTAACATAAAAGGGTATACTTCCTGGTCTCTGTTGGATCAGTTTGAATGGGAGAAAGGATATTCAAATAGATATGGATTCTACTATGTCGAATTTAACAACAGAAATAAGCCTCGGTATCCAAAAGCTTCAGTTCAATATTACAAGAAGATTGTCACTGCCAATGGCTTTCCCAATCGGAGAGAGGTAGGACTAACCCACGTTACTCATTCTGGGTTTTAGAagacctgggcagctgggcacaCAGTTTGGCAAGCACCTCTCTCCCCCGTCCTCCATGTGTGTGGGAGCATGGCCTTTCGTCTCTGACCTACCTCACACAGCCTCTTTGCTCATTTGCTTAGAACAGGGTAAGCACACATTAACATCAATCCTAACATGCAGAACATTAAGGGCAGACTATGATAATGTAGGAGTCCTGTTTGCTTTAGGTTGTATTAGTCAATAAAGACTTTAAGTTAAATGTTcttctaaatcaggggtcctcaaactacggccctcgggccacatgcggcccgccaaggacatttatccggcccgctgggtgtttttgccgccgctgcctgtcctgcttagcagccaacttagcagtatgcataggaatttgttcatagtttttttttttaaactatagtctggccctccaacggtctgagggacagtgaactggccccgtttaaaaagtttgaggacccctgttctaaatGTTATATcctaatgtaaataaatattgcaAATTCTTTAAGAGACATAAAAAGTCAAGTCAAATGTTCATTTCTTTCCCCACCAAATGGCAGAGTCATACAGATGCACTGGTTCcaaaatgagattaaaaataattaaatgtaataatcCTTTAAAACATACCAAACATTTTCAATAACATATAATTTTTTCTATCAGCTCTTTATGTTGCTGTACCTAATGACAGGGAATAGAAAATGTAATTTAGAGTGtcttaataaaagtaatttttacaaATTTCACTTAGTTACTAACATTCTTTTAGGGTGACCCCAGTGAGACGTGGAAGCAGTGACTGATAGCTATCAGGCATTCTCTAGTTTTGCATTACTAGGAAAGCACTAGATTATAAGCTCCTTAAGAATAACGACTGTGTTTTGACCCCTCACAATGACACACATAGTTATTTAATTAATGTTAACTAATTTAATCTACAAGCagattaaaaacaacattaaTTACCAAGCGGCTTTTTATTAGGTGGAAAGTTGGTACTTCAAAGCCTTGGAAACTTGTTCTATCAACAATCAGATGCTTGCTGCAGGTGAGTATATTTTAACTCTTCCCTTTGAGAATTAAACTACATAATTATATAGATAATGACATTGCCAAAATCTCAAAATGTGGACCTACCCTATGTCAATCTTCCAAAccacataattaaaaaataatctattttgagACAATTACAAATGTCTATTTTATAagcatttaaaatcatattttaaaaacttaccaGAAAGAGAAATCTATCCACTTTATTCTTATTCTCCCTGAATCATATTGTAAACTTATAAATCTATAAGTTTTGTTATAGTAGGCTTTGTGGAAAGGGGAAAATTCAACCATTATaccaaatgaaataaagaaaagtcaaagaacactatatattttattcactcattcagaaAGTAATTGTTAAGTACTCACTTTTAGGAAGGGGGTGTTTTAACCTCTGGGgatacagcaatgaacaaaacaaggtCCCTGACCTCATaaaaggctttttttcttttttgtctttatgtttttattgacttcagagagaggaagggagagggagacagaaacatcaatgagaaagaatcattgatcagctgcctcctgcatgcctcctactgggaaacgagcctgcaacccaggaatgtgccctcacagggaattgaactgtgacctcttggttcatgggttgacgctcaaccactgaaccacactggctgggcagaaggCATCATTTCTTATGCAATGGGATTTTAAAAGCTCAGAGAGGTAGAATAATAAGAAATGCCAACACATATCATTTGTTTCTTTGAATTTTGTCATTTCTTTACAAGGGCAGAGAAATACactttctggtttttaaaaatagatatttattttttttattgattttagagaggaaggaagaagagataaaaacattaatgatgagagaaaatcattgatcggctgtctcctgcacaccccaccctggggattgagccaactcgggcatgtgccctcaccgggaattgaaccgtgacctcctggttcataggtctatgctcaaccactgatccacactagccaggctaaaGATGTGTTTTAATGAACACATCTTTAATGTGGTATCAGAGGTGGAAAGTGCTAGACCAAACCCTACCAATTCAGCTATTTTTGTAGGCTAATATACCACTGTACCCATCCCCCTTCCCACATCTAAATAACCAGGCAATATTAAGGATGATTTCCATTaaactaaaataaacttttatcatAGTACATACATGATGGAGAATTTGTTGAGCTTATAAGCTCTTTAAGAGCAGGGCCTGTGCCTTATTCACCTTGGTAACCAGGGTGACTGCATAAAACCTAAAGGCAGGTATTGTATCAGTGTCCACTACTATATTCACATACATTAAATATGCTTAACATTTAACTCTTCAGGAGTAACTATGTTAACTATGTCGCAATAAAGAAATGCCTATACcttttaactctttgcactcgctagcttttttcttgattcctttattctactcgggatttaattttttaaataccccagattttacaaagcgcggcagtagaataaaaaactggagtttcttttcatacaaacttatttatttggattttttaatatttcaaattattgatacattcaaagagtaattttaatctctatgctaaccgtgtcgagtcacactcgacatccgagtgcaaaaggttaagatataCAGTAACATCTTTGAAAGGCTGGAAATGTTTCCTAAGGATTTTTCTTTCACAAATTCCCCCAGTGAAAATTATAAAGCCATGGGATATAGCTGCTAATATTCTGAGATTAATTATGGTCCGCACAAGGATTAATACACACTTAAGACTTTATTACAATACCTATGGAAGAATCAAATTTAGGCATTCTTTATcctgttttctgaaatattttccaaatacctCACATAATCTTTTATAACGTTTAATTCTTTAATAGCAAGTGATAATAATTAGAAAGTGTAATGCCATTTTCCAAGTTTTTCCAGTACAGCTAAAGCTTTCAGGATGAAACTATACTTGCTAAAATGATCACATTCCCTTTTGTGGTGGTGTTCCATTTCAGAGCCTTTGCTAAGTCATATGCAGATGGTGACGGAGATCGTGGTACCCACAGTCTGCACCCTCTGTGTACTAATCGCTGCAGTTCTCCTAATGTTCCTCCTTCGGAGCCAGAACTGAGACAGGGTTACTCATTTTGCAGCTTCATCTTTCAGTAATCTTCCGGCTCTTCCTCCATTTTCTGCTTCAAAAATTTACATTATCTATT from Eptesicus fuscus isolate TK198812 chromosome 5, DD_ASM_mEF_20220401, whole genome shotgun sequence harbors:
- the LCTL gene encoding lactase-like protein isoform X2 yields the protein MANYFSDYANLCFEAFGDRVKYWVTFSDPRTMAEKGYETGHHAPGLKLHGTGLYKAAHHIIKAHAQAWHSYNSTWRSRQQGLVGISLNCDWAEPVDTNNPKDIEAAERYLQFCLGWFANPIYAGDYPQVMKERIGRKSAEQGLDVSRLPVFSLQEKGYIKGTSDFLGLGHFTTRYITERNYPSRLGPSYQNDRDLVELVDPNWPDLGSQWLHSVPWGFRRLLNFAQTLYGDPPIYVMENGASQKLHCTQLCDKWRIKYLKGYINEMLKEPLLSHMQMVTEIVVPTVCTLCVLIAAVLLMFLLRSQN
- the LCTL gene encoding lactase-like protein isoform X3, which translates into the protein MANYFSDYANLCFEAFGDRVKYWVTFSDPRAHAQAWHSYNSTWRSRQQGLVGISLNCDWAEPVDTNNPKDIEAAERYLQFCLGWFANPIYAGDYPQVMKERIGRKSAEQGLDVSRLPVFSLQEKGYIKGTSDFLGLGHFTTRYITERNYPSRLGPSYQNDRDLVELVDPNWPDLGSQWLHSVPWGFRRLLNFAQTLYGDPPIYVMENGASQKLHCTQLCDKWRIKYLKGYINEMLKEPLLSHMQMVTEIVVPTVCTLCVLIAAVLLMFLLRSQN